GTCACTCGAACCTGTTCAATGCAAGTCGCAAATAGCAAGCATATTGGCAATGTAAAGCCTTGTTATCAAACGTCCCTGCAAATATGCATTACAACCTATGTAAATCAGACCAGAACAAACTGGTCACTGCTGTGACATCATTTTTATACTACAAACTCAACAAATGTGCAAATTTAATTTATGCAgaaaattatgtatatattaattaattaattaatatatatatatatatatatatatatatatatatatatatatatatatatatatatatatatatatatatatatagaaaaatatatacaaagtTGAATGAGTTATTCAGCAAATAGCTATATACGAACGCCCATCTCGTTACTTACAATTAGCCTGCATTTAATTAGGAGaaattgtttagaaatgtctaATGTAGGGCTATttaaatattatgattttttaaattattattaaaccaaAAATACATGCGCAGGAAACTTATGTTGATTTGAGGCAGATTTAGAACAGCTTCACTTTATTTTGGGTTGATTATTATGGGTTTGAGGATTTGATGTTGTCTTCCCTTCTCCGTGATGAACACCAATTCTGTTGGataagaagaaagaaaaagtaaaagaGAATAATGTGTTAGTGTGGCCAAGTCTTAAGCCTAACTCACAACTTAAACTCGTCCTCAGAAAAACGTCATCTGTGGCTACCTTTTTGAGCACCGTGGAAAGATCTTGTACCAGCCGATGCCCCACACTGCTGTGCGTAACGCCGGGCTGCCCCAAACGTAGAGCGCCGGGGAGGACAAGGCATTAAAACGAGCCATAATTAAGAAAATGCTCGTGCCGTCGTTTTTAAAATAAAGACCATATTTAGAAACCTGCTttacgattatgtttagaaacgcaGGGTACCACAGAATTAAAAAAGTAATGACTACAACTATAATGATCTTCAAGGACTCCACCTTGCCGTCTCTCTCCGCGCCTGGCGGATCTCGGGCGAGTTGCCGTTTGGCAACGATGAACAATTTGATCGTCATCATTACATTGGTCACAACGATAATCTGCAAACTGGCAATGCTAAAGGCGAATATCTTATTGGCCAGTGAAGGTGGAATCAAGTTAGCCATAAGCTGAAACAGAACACTGCAATGGAACCAACAGTACGCACAAATACAGATGACCAGAGAGCGCGAGATGAAGCGCTTGTAGAAGAAAGGAAAGCACACGGCACCGTATCTGTCAAACTGAGCAAACATAAACGTTACAAGGTTTACACCGAGGAAAGAAGGTAAAATATTATAGGTCCCGTTTCTGGAAGGGAACCCCTCTTGAACGTCAAAAAGCCCCGAGTAGTAAACAGAGAGGCCTGTGATAACGTCACACATGCTTGTGCTCAGCATAAACACAAATCTGTTTTGAGATCGAAGATGCTTCGTTTTTAAGATCGCCACGACCACCGATCCAGCCAACAGAACAGCACTTGTGGCGAAAATAATGTGGTAAGCAAACAGAAAATAGTGCCCGGGCTCAGAGAAGTCCACTGATAGTTGAATGCTGGAAAAGGTGGCGTTTGCGGAGAGGGTTTGTGCGCTCATGCTAGTCATGAACTGAAGTCTGGCTTTCAAGGTGGAAGACACATGCTAAGAGGAGATATATCCTCTTAGCATGTCAAACCCCTGGAGAACATCGAGATAGGTCTGCAGGTTGTTTGGCTCTGTGGTAAATTAACGAGATTAATTGAGGCCAAGGGGTCGATACACAAGACTCTCCTTTCTTAAGATCAACTCAACAACATTTATTCATCCAAACAAATTAGACAAGCCCCACTgggaactgttttgtttaaatgctctTGATAAGAGTATGTTTATTTCTCTGTTGTCAGATTTCATCAGGGTGCTCAAGTGATGAAGTTCACACAAATGTCGGTTAATTACACCCAAGGCACATTCAGAGTTACATCACTGCCTCCTGACAGCAAATATACAGTAGTAAAATAGACAAATTTGGCCCACAGAGAGAAACGGACAGCTGCACCACAAACAATCTGTGCAGTATTTTAAACTATTCTTGTTGCTAGATTAGTTTATGAGGGACTTAAACATATATTTGATAAAACTTTAAAAgctctaaaataaaatcatatttgttttctattttagtTGGAAATACCCCAAAATAGAGTCAATTTGGTAGGAATTTTAGGTGAGTTTTAGGTGCTGACACTCTCACTACAACAATCACAAGATTATGGTCTCTCGATAAAGAATATAAAATCAATAAACTATAACTGGGTATACACATTTGTAAGAAAGAAGTGTATAGTGCAAATAGGAGTGGGCCTAATGCTTCATACCACAATGAAATCATTGTAAACAATTCTATGAATCATGTTTGTAATCATGGTTTATGATATTTAAAgtgtcacaaaacaccaaaagatgttgagatgttgacagtcatatatatgtcccatgATGCTAAAAGGACacatatatttcccaaaaaagaggaaattggttgtttttggctttcaagcaaattcgttcttgcggtttgaaaagaaattttgaagcaacaTCACGTCCATGaaatccttgtgtaaattccagcgtgactggatgtctgtaccagccGGTACAACGTTTTCAGCTTTAATTCATGAGACAGACTTGGTTCgagcgtgtatgtatgtatgtattgtatgaACTTGTATTGTATTGAATAAGGTGctacttcattaatatgcatgatgtaGTTTCAgggactgtttttacctgttacagtgttcagagaaaCGCCACGTTGTATTGCTAAGCCTAATTCAAAAAATTAGAAGAAGAATTGTTGTGAGACATGCAacgtcagtgttgcatttataaatttgtagaaggttttgtttccatttccctgctATGAAATATGTGtcccaatagtgtttttagcaacgtgggacatatatatgactgtcaacatctcaaaatatgtgtttttgtgcAGGACCCTTGGACCCTTTAAAGTGCAGGTCTTCTGTATTGCTCAACGTAAACCTCAGCTTTTATATGGGGGCTTTCACACTAGCTTTTTGTGTACAGTACACCCAATTTAATAGAGTTTCTTTGGTTTTTGCATAATGTATAAAGTTCTTAATGATACTGAATAATGATCACTACTTTgaaaggtcacaggttcgagtgCCTGCATCTTCAGGGATTGTAGGTGTTGGGTTAGAATAACCATTGTTCACTACCCTCAATACCACGACACCAAACCCGCAACTGCTCTCCAGGTGCCACAGCAATTGCTGCTCACTGCTCCAGGTGTGTgtttacaatgtgtgtgtgtttgttcaagactgtgtgtgtgtgtgtgcacttggatgggttaaatgcagagcacaaatCAGAGTAAGGGGCACCATACTTGGCCACATCATGACtctctttcctttccttttccttttattgacattttagtagtttaaagcaATATATTGTCTGTATTTATACTttcatacagtatattgtttaaaaaataaagtgactaagctgaaaataaaataaattaatattgtttcGAACTAGTCTTTGTTAAACTagcgtagtggttagtgcgtcgacacatagcacctaGGTGCTCGCAgcgacccaagttcaattcccggcttgaggtccttagCAGATCCTTCCCCTTTATCTGCTCCCCGtaatttcctgtctgtaaattGTCACTGTCCTATCAATGAAGGTGAAAACCcctgaaaaataattataaaaaaaactgcagaatTAAATTTTCCACATCAAAGGTTACGAAGCAGAGATCAAGGCCCCATAATAAAATTCAAATGcgtaaacaaatgtaaaacaccCATGAATCCCAAAATATGGAAAAGCTGTTAGCTGAGGTTGAACAGTTGAAGATGTGAACAAACCAGACCTGAAGTTTACACTCTATAAAAGAGTCGTTTTTACTACAGATCTTTCACAGAGACTAAAATGTCACAGTTTCTCAGAGAGGAAGAATGCGGAGGAGCCATTGTTGAGTTCAGCACATACAGCATTCCTCTCGTCTCCCTCCCGTTTCTCTATCGGCCTAACGATGACTTCTCAGATACTGCATTCATGTCATTTATGATGTGGTTTGTTAAAGCTGTTTTTTTGATACTTTTACAGTTGCTGGGCAGCCTAAGATAATAAACAGTCAAGAAAAGATAAACAGTGTTGATGAGTATTTATGAAGTCTCACAGCATGTATCATCTGCTAGCTTTGCTGTATGTCATTCGCTAgcctgtttaaaacattttagaaacatAATTGATATATTTTGCAAATGAGACTGAAAGTAGGTTATTTTGGGATTCTCAGGACACTCTAATGGTGGGCTAGGGAGACTTATTGGTGTAAtgtgttgatttgttttttaaaatggggCCTGCAAACACTTTTCTATTGTGtggcttttaaaaaacaaacagcgGAATGTGATCTGATGCTACCACCGGAACTAGCTCTACCGCACCAGCAAGTTCAGCCAAAACATGGACATCACTGTGAGCTTCagacacgtgcacacacacacacatacacatacacttttTAGATgctgactttttaaaaatgtaatttagtttGTATcattgtgtgtgcatatgtattcaGAGGAAGGCCAAATAATTATTGGCTCTCCTGTAAAATTTGAATTCCTTTTCAAATGTTTCCAGTGGGATGTATAATGGAGAAAAGattaatttaacatatttatactaatttaaaacaaatactttcatttgtctttgccatgataacggCACACAACgttttgtagttattttaatAGACACTAGGATTCAGATTAAAgcacaatttaaaggcttaactaggttaattagtttattgTGTGAGATAGTTGAATTATTCAAGTCACAGGAAAGAAGTGGAtggttctgtagccaatcaaaaaataataatttaaggggactaataatatttatcttaaaatcactttaaaatataaacatattatatatatatatatatataatatatatatatatatatatatatatatatatatatatatatatatagacacactacCGGAcataagtttggggtcagtttttttttcatgtttcttttttttttaaaatcattattcagTTAATCAAGCTGCCATTTATttagtgtaaaaataaaataaatatttattaaaactttaaataattgtatgtagtttcaagtGAAATTATTGatgcagtcattattgcttttattactattatcattaataataatattagtaataataatataaattttagagtgatttctgaaggatcatgtttTTCCGAAGACTGGAGTTATGAAGCTGAATATTcgtctttaaaatcactggaataaatgatttaattaaattagaaactacttttgagcagttattttatagtgcaatgaCATTTCATAATTTTAGAATTTGTACtgcagttttaattaaataaatgtagtcttggtgagcaggagaagcttattttaaaacatttaaaaatcacactgaccccaaactttactttatatatagaaaatatttgtaattaacagttttctgtattttgtgatatttgtttttatattttcccttgattatttttatatttttatttttaatagtttaaagtgatatgttgCAACCAATTCTCACCCCGAAGGCGTCAAAGTCTGAAGCATGTCAGACTTATTTCTTTataaattatttcttatacaatatattatttaaaactgtaaaattgtcaaTAAAAACCACTTTGTTGAATTGTAGAGTTCAAttgtcaacatcaaaagttgacagagcggAGATCAacacccataatgcaattcacaaccataaataaatggaagacACTTGTGAATCAAAAAAGACAGAAActgtttacagatatttaaaatatatgtacattaaaatacataaacgttaaatattaatttaaggtgttattgtattattattgagTATTTCTCTCCACTTTAAAGAACTCAGTTTCTTCATATTTCAGATCATCAAtcagtaaataaactaaataatacttatttataattatttgcaAAAGTATACACTTTcaagaaaatgctgggttgttttaacaccATATTAACTTAAAGTGCAGAGTTGTAGGGACCAACTCAGTGGCTGTATTAAAAATGTATGGCACATTTTGTGTTGTTCTATTTACCCAAATTTGGATTAaatcaaccagcatttttttttcagagtggTTCTTAGGTTAAAAAAACTCTGATGTTATTATAGGCCACATCATGTTTGTTCCTCTGAAAGTGTATAGGAATGCCAGCAGTTTGGCTAGTTTCAGTGTGACCTCAGAGAACAGGTCTGCCCTGTAGAAAACTGCTTTTGATTAGTCTTTGCATGTTACCGGATGGCATCTTTACTAGTATATCCTGTAGAATGGCATTCATGTGTCTTTTACAATCCAGAAAGATTCCTTTCAGATATAAGGTGGCATCAACTTTGAGCTCTTAAACTCTTTAAACATTAAGGAAGTGGCTATTTTAAGCCTCGTGAACCTTTCTGTGTTCATATTCATATTCTGTGTTCACACATTTTCTCTCTAATTTACAGAAAGCTAGATGCAATGCGTTTGTTAAACATATTATAGCGTGAAGGGATTCATGTTataattgaaatgtattattttatgttttgtcatatttaaggccattttattttttcagtacaTAAGATAGTCTTAATATATTCTATTTTCATCTTGTTGGATGAAAAGTGAGTGTGTCAGCAATTTATGTTAAGATAAAATTATAAGTACTATTTATTAtaatacagggtgtccgcagggtcttaaaaagtcttaaaatatcctaaatctaaaaaaaaaaaatgttatgccttaatttttttaaattacagaaatattgtgttgtaggtcttcaaactttttaaaacaggtcttaattttttttttgttcatgtatagctacccaatctggccaacacccatccaatatATAAATACTACaattttcaactttttatttaagaatgCACTTTTtaactcataatggtttaattattttccttacaataaaatttgttaaaaagttctccatgtatttactgctgaggaagcTGCTGGTCAGACtgctgtgcatacatttagtttaatatagtttttaaaacctttaaaactttttttttcttcctttttttcagaaagtttatgttgaaaaaaggtatacaactagagcttgcttgttttgacaatatttaaaatattttgctcagaattaactaaaatattgaattttttaattattaaattattattattgtattattacatttattaaataataaaaaaagtttgatagggcaaataaaaatcttttccaattGGGCCGTTTGAAAAACTCCTTAGCGTTTAGTCCTGTACGAGTctacaatttcattcataatagtcttaaaagtcttaaatttaacttgctaaatcctgcagaaaccctgtaatgaATAGTTCAGACTGTTTATTATTCAAACATCAGAACGATAAAACTCTACTTCTTTCTGAATAATAATGACTACACATTTAAACCATGGTTTGcagaaaacattaaaatgtcattcagtgtaatagGTTTTTATACCAAAAATCTTGacaaacatatttagaacaagaatcattcgatgatttattctaatttatttgttgtaaatCTGAATACTTTTCCATTGTGCTGCAAGCAACTAGGTTTTACCTGTTAATCAGCAAAAATGTTTTAATCATTTGAAATGTAATAACATTTTGTGTGAACATTTATTTTCTTAGTCAGAATAAgtaacataaatatacatataatacattataatgaATTACAACGTAACATTATTTCACCcagattttgacattttatttcttcAAATGTTACTTAAATCTATATACAAAACGTTTGTCAGTTAAATTGAACGAGGAGACAAAAATAGGATATATTCCTAATAGATAAAACAATCTACCCCTAATTAAAATTTCATTAGTAAAAATAACTTtgcaaataatgtttttatatcatatatatataagcaatataaGATATTACTCATTGTAATTACTGTGCGTAATGatatgcatatagcccattcataTTTTGTTTGTTACAGTAGGGCTGCTGTATAGCTTACAGTTTATATTTCAATTACTCTGTTTTAAACAGTCTAAACTCGTTTGTTATGTCTCTGTGTGCAATCATAATACTATTTATAACTGGACTCGTGAATgaaaaaaagcaagaaaacagTGTAAAAAGCCTTAAACCCGTTTGGTATGCTTATGTGTGCAATAACAATTCCATTCATAACTGGAATCGTAAATGTAAAAAGCAAGAAAGCAGCGCAAACACTCGTTACATACGACTATGTGTGcaaacacaatatatatttttaactggattcatgaataaaaaagcattgtttttcctttttgtaAACAATTTCAGTGGAGAGACTCAGTCAATTTGTTAATTTAAGTAATCGTAATTAAGTAAAACTGACAATGGTGCAAAAAAGTGGGTTTTTTTCACAAGCAAAGGTGTGCTCTCTGCCTCTCTCCTAACCGGTCGAGCAGGCAGGTTTAGGGTGAACTAACCCACGCAATGCTAAGAACCTCTCTGACGAGTCCAACCGGCAGGATCATCATTCCACACCGCCCTGAAAGAGACCCCATCCGTCTGCTCTCTATAAAAGCACTGGACTTCAGCAAAGAGATGTGCATTTTGCTCTCTGTGGAAGGATCTCTTTAAAAAGCGACTCATCTCGGGTTTGAAATCTGTGTTCCTCCAGGCAGGTTCTGAGAGAGGATGCCGGATCGCTGCTGTTCTCCAGTAACATGTGGCTTCCTCTTTGGCCGAGTGGTTCTCAACAGTTCAACAGTTCTTTTGATGATTGTGAAATGTTCAGGACCACTTGATCAGACGAAGGACAATTTCACCTCTGAAACGGGTTTGTTACTTTGTTAAAGTAAACTTAAAATCAACTTTGGTAACTTTGTATGCGTTGTTgacctcatctctctctctctctctctctctctctcctctctctctctctctctctctctctctctctctctcttttatgtGGTTTAAAATGATTGCTTGTGTAATGTTTGGTGTTGTATTTGAAAATAAACTCGATTCAAAATGAAACCTGTAACacttattttttttcagcactaGATCTTTGTACTTATTTGTATACTGGcaattttaccattttattattatattattgttaaacTTAGGCCTACTGTCATTTTTTGGAcgtatcagatttttaaaaaatgtttttttaatctttgttaaaCGATATCTTACATGCTATGTCTGCAGTTGTGGGTTTTTGTTTAACACGTAACATTAGCCAAtgtgttaatgtttttaaatataattattttaggcTATGTTTTGCTGTTCCTCGCTGTTGAGAAAGATGTTTGCTTATAAGAGGTACACTCAATCGGCAAACAAtggtacaaaaaaaagaaaattcatacACTTAAGACAGTGATGAATAAATCTGAAGATTGTTGAAGTACCACCAAATGGCCTTTAAACCACTGTAACGTTACAATGAAGTCCACGAGTCTCTTTTCCTCTGACATGAACAGCTTGAACGTGAAGTGGGATTTCCCCAGAGTTAGCGCACTGCTTGTTAAATGGATTTCGACTTTGCTCAACTATATAACTGGAAAAAAGCTGAGCTACAACAGACAGTGAAAGTCCATGCAGCATGTGGTGTTCAATTCAGGCAGGATATCCCCTGTTGGTCTTTTGTATGCATCTTGAAAAAGAATGAGcctatttggtaacactttaataactgcacactaattcattaagcattaacaaatagtGCATCATTTAACATTAACTCTAttaatatttattgcaatattaaaTTAATGGTGCATTATTTACAACCAGTTGAAGTGAACATTTTAGTTTTCAGGAATATAGGAATAATTGGTTACTCTGTATGTTAATAATGCTTTATTATCTCAACTTCCTACAgctttgtgacctaaagtgaggattatttatgctttgtaaatccccaAATTACAACTCAGTCTTTGCAATTGTATCTTTGCAAATATAACAGTTTTGTCAAAACCATGAAAACATCCTTTTTTCTGAATCACTCTGTTGTTCATTTCCTTTTTCAGTTTAGTATAGAACTGAGCCTTATTGTCATTAATAAAGAATTCACAAAGCATGAACTGTAATGCTATGTATTGAATCATTGCATTCTATTGCACGTTTAAATAGGCTGCTCTTGAAATTATCTTTCGCTTACTGCCACTGAGCACGCCCGATCTCGGAAGCCAAGCAGAGtcgggaataccaggtgctgtaagcttttgcTTTCCCTAATTTGTCACCTAATACACTTCCCCATGGCTAAGATTTAATGGTAGTATCTGTatgctttaaattaaattgatcTCTGTGGCTTCTTTCTGCTTTCAGAGCGGAAAGGGACAGCTCAGATGCGTCATTGTTTTTTCTCCTCCAGGGGGCGACACAAACAACACGCACAGACacgtattaggtacacctgtccaactgcttattaacgcaaatttctaatcagctaaacacatggcagcaactgaatgcatttagacatgtcgACATGGTCGAtacgatcttctgcagttcaaaccgagcatcagaatggagaagaaaggtgatttaagtgactttgaatgtgttgctggtgccagacgagctagtctgagtatttcagaaactgcagatctactggaagtttcaagcacaaccatctctagggtttacagagaatggtctgaaaaagagaaaatatctagtgagcggcaatTCTCTGGatgacttgttgatgccagggGTCAGAGTTgaacggccagactggttcgagttgattgaaaggcaacagttactcaaataaccatGCACTCtgtacaaccgaggtatgcaaaagagcatctctgaatgcataacatgttgaaccttgaggcagatgggctacagcagcaaaggaccacaccgggtgccactcttgtcagctaagaacaggaaattgaggctacaatttgcacaggctcaccaaaataataataataattcatattattattatccataTTTGCTGATGATATGAACCAAGGCTTTCTCTGTGATATGTCCCTTTCAGAACCCTGACTGAAAAAGGTTCATATAGCTTATTGGATGACAAGTGTGAGTGGAGTTGCGCCACAACAACCCGCTCCAAGACCTTAGCAAGAAAGGAT
Above is a genomic segment from Danio aesculapii chromosome 20, fDanAes4.1, whole genome shotgun sequence containing:
- the LOC130247368 gene encoding uncharacterized protein LOC130247368, which encodes MSAQTLSANATFSSIQLSVDFSEPGHYFLFAYHIIFATSAVLLAGSVVVAILKTKHLRSQNRFVFMLSTSMCDVITGLSVYYSGLFDVQEGFPSRNGTYNILPSFLGVNLVTFMFAQFDRYGAVCFPFFYKRFISRSLVICICAYCWFHCSVLFQLMANLIPPSLANKIFAFSIASLQIIVVTNVMMTIKLFIVAKRQLARDPPGAERDGKVESLKIIIVVVITFLILWYPAFLNIIVKQVSKYGLYFKNDGTSIFLIMARFNALSSPALYVWGSPALRTAVWGIGWYKIFPRCSKR